The Streptomyces laurentii genome contains a region encoding:
- a CDS encoding magnesium or manganese-dependent protein phosphatase (ATP binding site [chemical binding];~G-X-G motif;~Histidine kinase-like ATPase domain; pfam13581;~Histidine kinase-like ATPases; This family includes several ATP-binding proteins for example: histidine kinase, DNA gyrase B, topoisomerases, heat shock protein HSP90, phytochrome-like ATPases and DNA mismatch repair proteins; cd00075;~Mg2+ binding site [ion binding];~PF02518: Histidine kinase-, DNA gyrase B-, and HSP90-like ATPase;~Serine phosphatase RsbU, regulator of sigma subunit[Signal transduction mechanisms / Transcription]; COG2208;~Stage II sporulation protein E (SpoIIE); pfam07228;~identified by MetaGeneAnnotator; putative;~magnesium or manganese-dependent protein phosphatase [Streptomyces avermitilis MA-4680]): MTEHPTSHEGRKAMAERPQERTRPRQETAPGQGAAHGVAQSAVSSATAAAAAGVAVSASVPAPGGAGDGSRSGPDGAGAAGGGARREGDRLRFVGAATRRIARGLDLDEIVLGLCRATVPTFSDAILVYLRDPLPVGDERPAEPFVLRLRRTDRLRLTDLEGEELVLVPDPDPTPAAELCEVRSGGALAEVLRGVRPVSGDTDAARTALPELLGPDHPLPGGQRAILAPLRGRRRVIGAAVFLRRPERAGFEPNDLLVAAQLATHTALGIDKAVLYGREAYIADELQRTMLPDSLPQPTGVRLASRYLPAAETARVGGDWYDAIPLPGSRVALVVGDVMGHSMTSAAIMGQLRTTAQTLAGLDLPPQEVLHHLDEQAQRLGENRMATCMYAVYDPVAHRITIANAGHPPPILLHLGGQAEVLRVPSGAPIGVGGVDFEAVELDAPAGATLLLYTDGLVESRLRDVSSGIELLRERLAATAQLTGPDHAPPLEALCDDVLDMLGPGDRDDDIALLAARFDGIAPSDVAYWFLEPEDSAPGRARRHARRALTRWGLEELTDSVELLVSEVVTNAVRYAERPVTLRLLRTDVLRCEVGDDSPQLPRQRRARDTDEGGRGLFLVNRLARRWGATRLSGGKVVWFELPTR; this comes from the coding sequence GTGACGGAGCATCCCACCTCCCACGAAGGCCGCAAGGCGATGGCCGAACGGCCGCAGGAACGCACCCGCCCCCGCCAGGAGACGGCACCGGGGCAGGGCGCGGCGCACGGCGTCGCGCAGAGTGCGGTGTCGAGCGCGACGGCGGCCGCGGCGGCCGGCGTCGCCGTGTCCGCTTCCGTGCCCGCGCCCGGCGGCGCCGGTGACGGCTCCCGGTCCGGCCCCGACGGAGCCGGTGCCGCCGGCGGCGGCGCGCGCCGCGAGGGCGACCGGCTGCGGTTCGTGGGCGCCGCGACGCGGCGCATCGCACGCGGCCTCGATCTCGACGAGATCGTGCTCGGGCTGTGCCGGGCGACGGTACCGACGTTCTCCGACGCGATCCTGGTCTATCTGAGAGATCCGCTGCCGGTCGGCGACGAACGGCCGGCCGAGCCGTTCGTGTTGCGGCTGCGGCGCACGGACCGGCTGCGGTTAACGGATCTGGAAGGCGAGGAGCTGGTCCTGGTCCCCGACCCGGACCCGACGCCCGCGGCGGAGCTGTGCGAGGTCCGCTCCGGCGGCGCGCTCGCCGAAGTGCTGCGCGGGGTACGGCCGGTGTCCGGCGACACGGACGCGGCCAGAACCGCGCTGCCCGAACTCCTCGGCCCGGACCATCCGCTGCCCGGCGGTCAGCGGGCCATCCTCGCGCCGCTGCGCGGGCGGCGCCGGGTGATCGGTGCCGCCGTGTTCCTGCGACGCCCGGAGCGGGCCGGTTTCGAGCCGAACGACCTGCTCGTCGCGGCGCAGCTGGCGACGCACACGGCGCTCGGCATCGACAAGGCGGTGCTGTACGGGCGGGAGGCGTACATCGCGGACGAGCTCCAGCGCACCATGCTGCCGGACTCGCTGCCGCAGCCGACCGGCGTACGGCTCGCCTCGCGCTACCTTCCGGCGGCCGAGACGGCGCGGGTCGGCGGCGACTGGTACGACGCGATCCCGCTGCCCGGCAGCCGGGTGGCGCTGGTCGTGGGCGACGTCATGGGCCATTCCATGACGTCGGCGGCGATCATGGGCCAGCTGCGGACCACGGCGCAGACCCTCGCCGGGCTCGACCTGCCGCCGCAGGAGGTGCTGCACCACCTGGACGAGCAGGCGCAGCGGCTCGGCGAGAACCGCATGGCGACGTGCATGTACGCGGTGTACGACCCGGTCGCGCACCGGATCACCATCGCCAACGCGGGGCATCCGCCGCCCATACTGCTGCACCTGGGCGGCCAGGCGGAGGTCCTGCGGGTGCCCTCGGGCGCGCCGATCGGCGTGGGCGGGGTGGACTTCGAGGCGGTGGAGCTGGACGCGCCGGCCGGGGCCACGCTGCTGCTGTACACGGACGGTCTGGTCGAGTCGCGGCTGCGGGACGTGTCGAGCGGCATCGAGCTGCTGCGGGAGCGCCTCGCGGCGACGGCGCAGCTCACCGGGCCGGACCACGCGCCTCCGCTGGAGGCGCTGTGCGACGACGTGCTCGACATGCTGGGTCCGGGCGACCGGGACGACGACATCGCGCTGCTCGCGGCCCGCTTCGACGGGATCGCGCCGAGCGACGTGGCGTACTGGTTCCTGGAGCCGGAGGACTCGGCACCGGGCCGGGCCCGGCGGCACGCCCGGCGGGCGCTGACCCGCTGGGGCCTGGAGGAGCTGACCGACTCGGTCGAGCTGCTGGTCAGCGAGGTCGTCACGAACGCCGTGCGGTACGCGGAACGGCCGGTGACACTGCGGCTGCTGCGGACCGACGTGCTGCGCTGCGAGGTCGGCGACGACTCGCCGCAGCTGCCCCGGCAGCGGCGGGCACGGGACACCGACGAGGGCGGCCGGGGGCTGTTCCTGGTGAACCGGCTGGCCCGCCGGTGGGGCGCGACGCGTCTGTCGGGCGGCAAGGTGGTGTGGTTCGAACTGCCCACCCGCTGA
- a CDS encoding hypothetical protein (DUF402 domain-containing protein [Streptomyces fulvissimus DSM40593];~Protein of unknown function (DUF402); pfam04167;~UniProt-pubmed:11572948; UniProt-pubmed:21463507; UniProt-pubmed:18375553; UniProt-pubmed:20581206; UniProt-pubmed:12000953; UniProt-pubmed:20064060;~identified by MetaGeneAnnotator; putative) — MTASGSSGRPPRWAPGDHILWRYRDNGTGDVHICRPVTVVQDTPELLAVWMAPGTECVKPVLADGTPIHEEPLATRYTAPRTTVRAPWHGTGVLKLARPDEPWSVWLFWEGDWLFRSWYVNLETPRTRWAGGVDSEDHYLDISVFPDHSWLWRDEDEFAEAQRTGLLDTAQAERVRRAGRAAVELIREWGAPFSAGWEAWRPDPGWPVPVLPDDWDRVAVHTAPRAP, encoded by the coding sequence ATGACAGCATCCGGCTCATCCGGCCGCCCACCGCGCTGGGCGCCGGGGGACCACATCCTCTGGCGTTACCGCGACAACGGCACCGGCGACGTGCACATCTGCCGTCCGGTGACCGTGGTCCAGGACACCCCGGAGCTGCTCGCGGTCTGGATGGCGCCCGGCACCGAATGCGTCAAACCGGTGCTGGCCGACGGCACCCCGATACACGAGGAACCGCTGGCCACCCGTTACACCGCGCCCCGTACCACGGTCCGGGCGCCCTGGCACGGCACGGGCGTGCTCAAGCTGGCCCGGCCGGACGAGCCGTGGTCGGTGTGGCTGTTCTGGGAGGGCGACTGGCTGTTCCGCAGCTGGTACGTGAACCTGGAGACGCCCCGCACCCGTTGGGCCGGCGGCGTCGACTCCGAGGACCACTACCTCGACATCTCCGTCTTCCCTGACCACAGCTGGCTGTGGCGGGACGAGGACGAGTTCGCCGAGGCCCAGCGCACCGGACTGCTCGACACCGCGCAGGCGGAGCGGGTCCGGCGGGCGGGCCGGGCGGCCGTCGAGCTGATCCGGGAGTGGGGCGCGCCGTTCTCGGCGGGCTGGGAGGCGTGGCGGCCCGACCCGGGCTGGCCGGTTCCCGTCCTGCCCGACGACTGGGACCGGGTCGCCGTCCACACGGCACCACGTGCCCCTTGA